From the Xiphophorus maculatus strain JP 163 A chromosome 20, X_maculatus-5.0-male, whole genome shotgun sequence genome, one window contains:
- the ppp4r2 gene encoding serine/threonine-protein phosphatase 4 regulatory subunit 2, translated as MEIDSLEEALRDFDKKAKKEPIPLLEQFLCHVAKTGQTMVPWSQFKNYFLFKLENVMDDFKASTPEQRASANPNVESVPFEDMKERILKIVKGYNGIPFTIQRLCELLTEPKRNYTGTDKFLRGVEKNVLVVSCVHPTSEKNGCSTVNRMNGVMLPGNASAFIERKVNGPGTPRPLNRPKVSLVNSLAANGLPDSTDNKDLNTEQDDNQDTSNVLPSEGSPGSAVKNKHSDEEEEEEDMEAEHQEVKRLKFCKDEEEEEQEVETPRSSDSSHHSKEAEAMVQEEEEEEEEKKEAFSTEAATEELEPTSGTVSESCEGSKQDGGDPAEREVPCASEEEGSDMDQTDQQAPTSVQENQESSRDGEERSSDPVSSSSSTEEGAEAAQEEAAVAPSFSTTEPPTEGATLNTETTEEPMEQD; from the exons GGTTCCATGGTCACAATTCaagaactacttcctgtttaaatTGGAAAATGTGATGGATGACTTCAAAGCCTCCACACCTGAGCAAAGAGCTTCGGCGAACCCAAACGTGGAGTCGGTTCCGTTTGAGGATATGAAGGAGAGAATCTTGAAGATAGTGAAGGGATACAATGG aatcCCCTTCACAATCCAGCGATTGTGTGAGCTGCTCACAGAGCCCAAAAGGAACTACACTGGAACAGATAAGTTCCTTCGAGGCGTGGAGAAG aatGTGTTGGTGGTAAGCTGTGTCCATCCAACTTCAGA gaaAAACGGATGCAGCACTGTTAACCGAATGAATGGAGTGATGCTTCCAGGAAATGCATCTGCTTTTATAGAGAG GAAAGTAAACGGTCCAGGAACCCCTCGACCATTGAACAGACCAAAGGTGTCACTGGTCAACTCACTAGCAGCCAATGGTCTACCAGACAGCACAGACAACAAAGACCTCAACACAGAGCAAGATGATAACCAAGACACCAG CAACGTTTTGCCTTCAGAAGGCTCCCCGGGGAGCGCTGTGAAGAACAAACACTcggacgaagaggaggaggaagaggacatGGAGGCTGAACACCAAGAGGTGAAGAGACTGAAGTTCTGTAAAgacgaggaggaagaagagcaggaagtggagacGCCGAGGTCCTCAGACAGCAGCCACCACTCTAAAGAAGCAGAAGCCATGGTtcaagaggaagaggaggaggaggaggagaagaaggaggcGTTCAGCACTGAAGCTGCCACTGAGGAGCTAG AACCAACTAGCGGCACAGTGTCTGAGAGTTGCGAAGGATCCAAGCAGGATGGGGGTGATCCGGCTGAGAGGGAGGTACCATGCGCTTCAGAAGAGGAGGGTAGCGACATGGACCAGACAGACCAGCAGGCCCCCACTAGCGTCCAGGAGAACCAGGAGAGCAGCCGGGACGGAGAGGAGAGAAGCAGCGACCcggtcagcagcagcagcagtacaGAGGAGGGGGCAGAGGCAGCCCAAGAGGAGGCTGCTGTCGCTCCCTCCTTCAGTACAACTGAACCTCCTACAGAGGGCGCCACCTTAAACACTGAGACCACCGAGGAGCCTATGGAGCAGGATTAG